The DNA window TAATCTGTCCTAAGTGCGGATATGCTTCAACGTATTTTCTTCTGATTTCCTGGTATCTGTTTTCTTTCATTTCGTTTTCCTCCGTTCCTTTGATGATTATATGATACACCTAAAATAATGTATTTTCAATTAGCAAATACACCGAAAATAAAGCAACAAAATATAGGGCTAATTGTGCATTATTTATAATGTAAATAATCTTGAAAATGATTTATTAATAATGTATAATAGTAAATAATAGAATGGAGGTATTGGAATGTTTGTCTATAAATTTGACGTGCTGGAAGCACTTAAAGAAAGTGGATATAATACGACAAAGTTGCGTAAAGATAAGTTGTTGGGAGAAAATGCGATCCAATCTTTACGCCGTGGAGAAATGGTCGGGATTATTGCGCTTGAAAAGATTTGCAGATTATTAGATATGCAACCCGGAAACATTATAAAATATGTAGAAAACGATGATGAAAAACA is part of the Lachnospiraceae bacterium KGMB03038 genome and encodes:
- a CDS encoding XRE family transcriptional regulator yields the protein MFVYKFDVLEALKESGYNTTKLRKDKLLGENAIQSLRRGEMVGIIALEKICRLLDMQPGNIIKYVENDDEKH